TGCCTGTCTGATCGATGGTATTCCTGTAGGTTCAATAAGCGCATTAACTGTAGAAGATTTAACTGTTACAGCTACATTCAGCACAGCCCATAACTTGCAGCAGTACCAGGTTATTGGAATCAGTGGTGCAGATCAGGCTGAGTTTAATGGTGAATTTAAAGTGTTGACAGTGCCTACAAGCACCACAGTCACCTTTGAATTGGATGCTAAAACAGAAAGTACCGCAGCCACCGGAATCATATCAGCCATCTTGTCGCCTTTAGGGTGGGAGAAACCTTTCTCTAGCACTCATGAAACTGCAGGTGGAAAAGCTGCCTATCGATCTAGTAATACATTGCTCCCAATCAGACCATTCCTACGTGTTGTAGATGAACCAGATCCGGTATGGGGTGCTAATTACGCCAAGTACGCTAAGGTTGGTATGGTTGAACTTATGACTGGTATTAACACCATGATCGGTGTGCAAGCACCTTACGACCCTGCTGTTCCAGATAAAAATTGGATAGGTACTGGTTCTGGCACATCAGCATATAACGGTTGGATGAAATGGTATTATGCAAGAAGTAACCATGCTGCTACGCTTAATGTGAATGACAGCTCCAATACACTGGTTGGTAATCGCCAATGGATTTTGGTTGGCACTTCTGATTATTTTTATCTTTTCCCCGGAACAAGCCCGACAGACATCAGTGCTTTAAGTTATGGTTTTGGGCATTTTGAAACGCTCTATCCTTCTGATCCATCATCATTCTTTTTATCCGGAACCATCAACTACGTGACTGCCAATACTGCACAAAACATCGGCTCACAAACCGGCATAGATGGGCAAAACAATAGTAAGTACACATATATTTTAAAGCCTTATAGTCAGGCTAACCAACCGTCTGCAGCCAGAACCTATTCTCTTGGATTGACTAATTATTCAGGAAGTTCAAACTCTATAGGTAGTGTGTCTTTATCTAGTGGTATCACACCATTCGCACCGGTTTATCTAAATGAAGATGTGTTGCGAGGGAAATTACCGGATGTATATTGGTTGTTCCAAGACAAACCTTACATCAATCGTCAGTATGTTAGGTATGGCGACGAGGTTTTTATTGCCGTAATGATAACACCTTATCAAAGCACCGTTGGGCAAATCTTGATAAAGGTGGCTGACGTATGAAGATGATTGATATAGGTATGCGAAGTGGTGTTTTGGAGCAATACTCAAACGGACTAGCTACAAATTCGGAGCTTTCACTTTCTGGTCAGGTTCGCTTGGAAGGGGTGCCTGCACGCGCTAGAGTTGTGCTATTTGAGAGATCATCCTCTAAAGTTTGTTATGAAGCGATTACTGATTTTCAGGGTCGTTTCACTTTTATTGGACTGCAACCCAACAAACGTTTTTTTGCTTTGGCATTTATAAGAAATAACCAATATAACGCCATGATCTTTGACAACCTAATTGCAAAGTAGACCTTTCGATGACGAATTATGTGCCGCCAGATTCACACGACATAGTTTTTAACTTTGAAGGTGGCGACTATACTCCACCGAAAAGCAATGAAATTATATTCGATTTTCGTGAATCTGGTGATGAAGGTCAGTATACCTTCCCGGAAGGTGAGGATTTTTCTACCTTCGGGCAAGCCGTCATCAAATCGTCTGTGGTCACGGTGCGCACCCAAGGTATTGGTCCCGGGTCATTTGGAGAATTAGCACTACAAAATAAAGCTCGACTAATTTCCTTAATTGGGTTTTCTCACATTCAGTATGGTCGTGCTACTGCATATAACCTACGGAAATATGTGACTGTTCCGGGTATCTTACATACACTGTTTGGCAAAACATATGTGCAAGGTGGTGTTAAGCAAGTTCGTCCTACCGGTTTAAATGGTTCGGGTTATGGTCGTCCCACTGTCATCAATACACGCGCCAATCAGGAAGTAAAACCAGGTGCAATCCCTCACATAACGGTACCACAACCTAGCGTGTCACCTCGAATGCTCAGGCCAAACGGTGTTTTAGCCTGGTCATTTGGTGTTCCGGTGGTACAGCGTAACCCTTCCCCAAAAGGCTTTGTAACAAGTGCTTATGGTATTGCATGGATTTCGCATAGTCCTCGTTATATCTTCCCTGACAAAATTACAGCATATCTTTCCGGTTTCCCGAAGGTCTTTGATCCAACACAGTTCATTCGTCTAAGCGGTAGCCCACAAATGCATGGCGGCATCTTTGGGGATATATCTGCCCGAAATAGTCGTCGAATTATTGTGGTAACCGGTGAAAACCAGTCTGCTTATGGTGACTGGTCCAACGTATTTTCCAATCTAACCAATATACATGTCAGTTCTTATGATACGTCTGCCTGGGGGATTCATAATATATGGAATAAGACACCATCTTTTGCGCCGCAAGGATTGGGTAGCACTGGTTTCGGTCAAACTTTGGTTAGTGAGCGTCATCGTCGCATTCAGGCCAGAGGTATTTCTCAATTTGAAAGTGAACGCTTTGGTAAACACTCGCTCTGGAAAACACCAGAGATCGCACCTAAAAGCATCAATCTACCTTCATTGGGTTCACCTGTCGTTTCCAATTTTCAGCGATATATCCCTGCAGGTGGGATTTTTGCACAACTGATTCCGAACTCACATACTGTCTGGTATGGCTTGCGAATATTCAAGCCAACCGGATTAATACCGATCACGCCACCTTCACCGCGAGTTGAGCATGGATCCAGGGCACTTCTACAAAAAGGGACTACTCATGCTGCAATCGGTACAGCCCGTATATGGTTTAGGGTGCGTAGCGTTTCTGTAGCTAGTATCTATCGTGAATTTGAAAGTAATCATAGTGTCGGTGGTACCCGGTTTATTTCACCATCAGGCTTTGTAGCGACTAAGTTTGGTGAACGAGTTATTCCTGAAAGCCGAAAACTCTACCCGATGGGTCTCAACTCTTTCGCCTTTGGCGAAAGCAAGGCAGAATTATATAAGCGAATTGTGCGCGTCCCGGGATTTCTCACGGTTGGTCAGCAACCTGGCGAACGCTATGGTACTGCCAAGGCATGGAACAAGCGACAGTACATCACGCATAAATATGATTCAGGTGATGGGCTAAATCCTGGTGAATTTGGTCAGTGGACCGCTATTACCAATCGAAACCGAGAAATAGGCACCTTTGGTCGGGACAGCTTCCGTTCAGGACAGGCAGAAATCCATAATAAGGCTCGGCTTGTTGCACCAATAGGTCGTGATCAATTCCTGTCTGAAAAGGGTATGATTGCGCCACGGATCCGTCATCTACGACCAGAAGGGATGGAATCACCTTATATGGGTGGGTGGTTACGTATCGTGAATGCTGCTGCACAGTTAAGGCTGTTAGGTAGTAAACATGACGTATTCGGAACTGCAAGCCTAGTCAATACGCGTAGGGAATACCGGTGGATTGGTGCCTTTGAATCCATGCTATTTGGTCAGCCAATGGTGTCGTTTCGGATTCGCAGCTTGAGCTTTGAAAGCCGTTATTCTATTGCGCCACCGCAGATCCCTTTACCTAAACTTGATTTGCATACACGCTACATTGATCCGACAGGATTTGAAAATGAGCGATTTGGCGCATACATGCTTAACATCAAATGGAACTTGATTAACCCTCGTTGGAATCATCGGGAGTATTTTGGTGATCCGGCTGTGCGCAATCTCACACCTGAGTTGCGTCAGCGCGGCAGCATGATGGAAGATTTTGGCAAACCATCGATTTACCTACATCGACGTGACTTGAAAATTGACGGTTACATCAGTGAGTTGTGGGGGCGGTCCGGGATTGCTTTCCGTGACCGCAGAATCACAGTGGCCGGATTTGAAAACCTGCGTATAGGTCTAACTAAGGTGGTCAAGACCGGAGCACCGCCATATAGCTTGCAGACGATTACTCTGGATTGGGCCGGTGAAGATCAGCGTCCTGATGATTTTGAAGGGCAGGGTATACAGCCACCTAGAATGGCAGCACCGCAGGTCAGAACCAATGTGATCTTTGCCCGTGGATTTGATGCTGCTGTGGTACAGGCACCGAAAGCACAATCCAACGGTATTATTGTGGAGCCTGGTATTCAGGAAATGACCATTGGCACGCCATTCATTGGTCTGCGTAACCGCAGCATTGAGGTAACTTCATTGGGTGACATGCTACAAATGGCGCAAACTCGCCCACGACTGTCACCACATACCATTTATGCGGTAAAGAACGCGCCTTCACAAGCTATCATTAACCATCCAACCGATGTGATCCGTTATATCAATGAGCACGTAGGAACATCGATACCACCAGGCGAGATTTTTGGTACCGCAAGAATTGTACTGAAGCATAGAGCGATTCTTGCGGTTGGCAATTTGATGACAAGCATTCCTGCACCTACTGTCACGTTGCGAAAACGCTATGTTTCAGTACAGGGTATCGCTTCATTTCGCATGGGGTGGCATTACTTCCTGGATGGATCTCCTCAAGGACTGGAACAATATAACAGCCATGATTCTGCAGAGTTTGGCAGGGCATCGCTAGTATCTAAATACTACGGCCCACAAACCATAGTTGGACGTGGTGCGCTTAACTCCCTATTTGGAAATGCGAAGGTTGAGTTTTTCAATCGCACCGTTCGCCCGAATGGATGGGTGTCGATGCAAATGGGTACACGTGCCTTAAACGATACACCTTATAAACCTCGTGGTTTGTGGGTAGGTGCACCTATGCCGACTATACCTCAAGGCTCTAATGCGGAAGTTTTCGGCAAGACCATTGTTGGCTTGCGCGTCCGTGATGTGAGTGTTAAGGGTTTTGACAGTTTTACAACGGAAATGGATATTTCTAATTTCAAAGGCCGCATGAAAGTGGAACTGGTGAAAAAGCCCGTGATCATCGAGCCAAAGCAGATTTACGCAACTTCATTTGTGAATACTTCTTATGGTGTGCCAGACATACGTTTGAAGGTTCACTATATCCGTCCAGACGGTAATTCAGATCAATACAGAAAAGGCGTGCCAGAATGAAACGATTAACACCATTGCGCGGAATAGATCAGCTATCCGAAGATGAAGCCATGAGCAGCTTTGGCGATGCGGCTTTTGTAAAACTGCGTGATGCAGTCAATGTCAATATCAGCTCCACTGGACGTGTACAGCTGCGCGATACCGGTACTACTGTGACTGATGTGCAGTATAAAAACTTGTGGCAGAGCCCATTGCACCAGGACCTATTCGGCACCTTAAACGGTGAACTGGTCAAGATTGATCCGGCTGACTGGTCGCATGTTCAGTTAAATATTCAATTAACCGGTGTTGTAAATTACCTGGTGGTGAATAACTTCATTTTGATTTCAGATTCAAGTGACTTGTATAAGTACGATGGATCTAGTGTTGAGAAGCTGACCATTAGCACACCACCGGCACCTATGGCACATTCTGCAGATGGATCGTTGCTTGAAGGTACCTATAACCTGGCAATATCCTGGTCCAAGCATGGTCGTGAATCCGGCCTATCCGATACCATCACTGTTGATTGTGTTGGAGGTATTGAAGTCATACTGCCTTATAACTACAGCGGTGATGCGGATCAGGTCGTGATTTATATGACTGAGCGTAATGGATCCGAGCTGCTTAAGGTGGCAAGCGTGGCAATAGCTGCGACTTCCTTCACCATTGGTCACGATAAAGACCTGACACGTGCGGCACAGTTCAAGCACCTGTCACCCATGCGCAGCGGCAAGTTTTTAAAATTGTGGCGTGGTCGGGTGCTGACTGCAGATAAAAACCTGTTGTATTTTTCCCAGGCATTAAACTTTCATTTGTGTGATGAACGCTATGACTATATTGCCTTACCGCAGCGGATCACCTTTGTTGAGCCGGTAGAATCTGGCATCTGGGTCGGACAGACCAATACCGTGATTTTCCTGAGTGGTAACGATGTGCGGCAGCTGCAAATGATACAAACAGGCGGCAAGGCGCCGGTACCAGGAACAGCCTTGCGCGTGAACAGCGACTTGCTTGGTGAATTGTCTGAAGGTCTGGAAGCGGTGATCTGGTTGGCTGAAAATGGTTATTGCATTGGTACTCCATCTGGGAATCTGGTTGAAGCACATGCCAACACATTAAAAGGTATCACCGCGAAAGGTGGACAGTCTGTAAGGTTTGATGATCGAATTGTCACTGTTCTACATTAAGGACTGGTTTAACTAATTCGGTCATGACAATGGAAAAAATTAATCAAGCTGCACTGTTAGGTGCATTGGCACGTGGCGAGTACACGGAAACAGATAACCAGATCTCTTTTGACAAGTTAGGGGGTATCAGCTTTAAGGGTGAATACTTCCATCGTGTCAATGGTGGTGAATGGGAACGCGCTGAAAACCTGGTGGTGAATGAAGGGCTTTCGCATATCCTGAACGTGGCTTTAGGTGGTAAGGCTAAAACGGCGAAATACTACCTGGCTTTATTCAGTGGTAGCACTGCACCTGCAGCAACCTGGACAGCGGCAAACTTTGCAGCGGTAGCGTCTGAGATTGTCAGTGGTACCGAAGGCTATACCAATGCCACACGTCCTGAATGGACACCGGTGGACACCAATGGTAACTCGATTGACAACATGGCGGCAGCTGCGCAACTCACCATTGCAACATCAGGTACTTTAACGGTGACTGGTGCAGCACTACTGACCAACTCAACCAAAGGTGGTACGACAGGTACACTGATTTCCGCAAGCAAGTACCCGGTAGCGCGAACATTCCAGAATGGTGATATTTACGAAATCGGCTATCGCCTAAGCGCAACGGTGTAAGTTATGGCGAGCCCAAGACCTTATGGGCTTCATGTAATTAGCGGCGAACTCAGTCAGCGTGATAACGATTTTATTGCGTCGGTGATTCACCGCTTTCTTGCATTTAAGGAAGCCGCACAGCTCGAAAACTTCAAGCGGGTTTATGATCTGCCGGATGGTGGTTTTTTTATCGTTCAGGATATGGGCGGTATATTTAAAATCATTGCCGATAAGCAGGTCTTTGATCCTTCAAAAATTGTACTGGACGGTTTTGCCAAGCTCTATATCCCAATGCTTTACAGTGGCGTGATACTGGAATCCAGAATCCGGGAAAACGAAGGGGTTAAGTTGCGCCTATCGCATGGAACATTGCTGCGATTGGGTCAGTATGAAAAGCCGGTTACAACAGCCGAAGTCAGGCTATCCAGGTTCGATATAACTCCGAATGAAAAGATCGTACCGGAATTTGTATCCGAGAATCCTGGTCCGTTCCACATGACGCAATATTCCCAACAAAGACCGACCTGGTACAGTGGTGCTATGGCAGAGCTCATGCAGATTGTTGGTGGATATGGTTCACAGCAGTTTAATCAGTTACCTGATTCAGCACTAGAACGTGCTCAAGTTTCCTTGCCTGAAAAATACAGGGAAGCGATTGCAGAATATTTGCTCCAGGTCCGATTGCCAGGTTATAGCGGCATCCCACCTGCAGACGGAAAATTTCAGTTTGATTACAAGCTAACACAGACCAATGCGGTTACTTTTGACAGTGAAGGTTATCCGTGGCTTGTCCGGGTTGGTCCAACAGGGATTTATGCAATGCCGCTTCCGGTTATCCCTGCAACCACAGCACCGGAGTTTCGGGAATGGATGGAGGAAGTAGGCGACCAGGAAATATTAAATATCCTGGACCGGTTCAAAGGGATGCCAAGCGGTGAAGGATTTCCTCAAGATACTGACTTTGGTTTCTGGTTACGTGCCGGGGTCATTATCAAAGTGTGTGAGGTAGAGGATTTTTTTAATCACTTACATTACAGTCCGAATTTAGGTTGGTCATTTAACCTGACCGGCTCGGAAGGCTTTCACACCTGCTATAAATACAATGATCAAGGTGTGGTGGTTGGAAGTGCTTACAAGATCCGTATCAATATCACTGCAGTATCTCAGCGTGGATGGCTAAGGGAAAGCACCATCAACGCTGAACATGCACAAGCTGTCAGCCAGTACATGGCAAAGTTAAAGAGTCTCATTCCAGTTTCATCCAAAGGCAATGCTATCTACTACAAATTGCGTCTCTCACCAGATCAACTGATTGCCCGGGCAAATATGGGCATCAGTGTAGGCGAGAAAGAAATTGAATGGTGGGACCAACTTGAACTCGATCCGATCACCAGTGCGACTGGAAGGGTAAGCAAGGTAGGTGAAGGTCTTTTGTATCATCCGGCGCTACCTGAGTTTCAGCCGCAAATAAAGTTCCCTGTTGTTGCAGCCGGTGGTTGTATCTCATTTGACTTTTCCAGTACAGAACGGATCCCCGAAGATCTGCGACCTAACTGCGACACTATCATGTTTGGTTACTACATTGGCAACAACCTAAAAGTCGTCAAGTATTTTTATGACATGCGTAGTTATAGCAAAGAAGTAGAAAGTGATTTTGAAAAGGTGATGGCGGTTGGATCCTGGAATGAGGTTGAAACATCCGGCAGCAGCTCGGTACAAGGTCATTTTTACACCTCAGATTTTGATCACCGTGAAATCCTTGAGCCTTACAAGCGTGAAACTTCGATCGTAGGTAAGGATAAGGGTTATAACAGCACAGCTTTTTCTGGATTTAATGTGGCGTTTGGTATGCAAGGTTTAATTTGGAGAAATCGCTACTACACCCACCTTACCAAAACTAAAGTTTCAGAAGGTGCCAAACTTGAGCTCGGTATCTGTATTCCCTATCTCAACCGTAATGCCGTACTTCTGGCCAAAAAAACAGAAGTGCACCGATATGAAACCGAAAACTTTTCACTTCACGCCATGCAGGATCCATACACTTATAAAATGTGGACCTATGACCGTATCTGGCATTGGACCGATCCATTGGAGAAGATGACCGGTAAACCATCTCCGGTAGACGGCTCACCTGTATGGGCTGAGATTGAAGTGTTTAATCCCGATCCAGATTACGATTTCGCCAATCAGGGGCCGTGGTTGTCAAGTATGCCACTGGATGTGACCGAAATCGTTTACAGCAATGGGCATTATGGTATTCCCCAGGTCCAGGAATATTACAAGGTCATATCAAGCGAACAGGAAGAAGCAGGTTCATTAGAACTTTCCATGCTCGAAAGTCCTGTCCAAGTGATGAAAAAAATCCCTCACGGTTGGTACTTCTATATTTCACCGGATCCAAACGGTGCCGTGTTTTATCGTGACGCATGTAGGGTTGTATTCGGGGACATAGAGTATGGCAATATCTCAGAAACTAATGACGATGGTGTGCGTTATAGATGGGGTTACACAAGTCTAGTGAACCACTCACGCGCATACCACTTTATCGGGGTGATCAATGAGTAGTTATCGTGATGATACTCAGGAAACAATTGTATTAAGTTCCCAGGCGTTTGGAAAAGTCACCTCAGGTGATGTAGAAAATTTTAAGTTTACTGAAACGATACTTAGCAAGGTTCGACATAATGTAGAGGAAATCATCCGGCTTGGGGATGAGGATTTATCACGCCGTAAAGGACGATTAGACAGCGAGCTTGGTTTCGCTGATCAGGTGATCCACTCTGTACGAAAATTTCAACTGATTGAAGAAGTCTTTATCCTAGCTGATCATAGTTTTGTAAAACAATCTGAACTAATAACTGAGGATCTTGGCCTGGGCGAAGTGGAGCAGGTTAGTTATAAGACTGTACACATCGAGCCATTTAAAGTGGCCGATGCACATTTCACCTATAAAACTGCATTCCAAAGTATCAGTGATCGTCTGAAATTAAGCGATAGCCTGCAAACTCTGACACGTTCACATGACCTGATTGAAGAAAGCCTGGTCCTATCAGATACAACACGTGAAAAGTTAAAAACCCTGATTGTTGAAACACTAGGACTTGGCCATCAGGTTGAACAACACAATCTTGTCCATAGCCAGGTATCAGAAAGTTTTAAACTGCATGATCGAGCTGTACGAATAGTCAGTGACACGATTGAAGATACGATCCAGTTTAGTGATGAGTTTAAAAAATTATCAGATACGGTTGAGCTGGTGGTTGAAAGCCTGGCGTTTGCCGAGCAGGTATCAGGGCAACGGATGGTACGAAGCCTGGCAGAATCCAGTTTAAGTTTTTCAGAATCCATTGACGGCATTAAACGTGCAACCTCAAGTGTGACCGAGTTGTTATTCCTGGATGATGAATACCACGACGGTAGAGAAATTATCGGAGCATGGACCACAACGGCCGATGGTTGGAACATGAGCCGCTACTATGATTTCCCTTATGAAGAATTGATTGTGATTGATGGCCAGCTTTATGGCGTAACCGCTACCGGTATTGAAGAACTTAAACAAGGTTCCGGCGTAGTCGCTGCACAGATCAAGACAGCAAGATTAGATCTAGGAGATGGTGGCTTAGTCCATCCAGAAAGCATGATTTTGGAGTATAGCTTAGATGGTCAATTGTCGGTCGATGTAGGAACCACTCAAACCGGCTACCAACAAACATTTAACTATGTACTCAAAAATGAGCCGAGCGATTATTTAACCAATGGCCGGGTGATCTTTGGCCGTGGCTTACGTGGTCGGCATTTTGAGTTTTCAGTCAATATTCAAGGCACGACTGCCTATATTAACGACATGGTTGTAAACATAGCCAAAACAAAACGGAGAATTTAAATATGATTATCCCTACACTCAATGTCGTTGATCAGGCGATTTCCGAAGTTCAGGACAAGATGAAATACTTTGAAGGGCGTAGCAATCAGTTACTCGGAGAAATGAGTAATGCCATGACGACGCTATCTAGTGTTACGGTCGAACCGGTGGGTAGTGCACCAGAATTGCCACGCCCTGAGAATGCGCAATTTCCAACGATAGATATGCCAGATACGCCTGAATTAAATGTGACTGTACCTACACCACATTTATTAGATTTGGATATTGAAAAGCCGGCTGCACTTACATCTCCTGAAATTCCTAGTCTTGAGATCAATTTGCCTGATGCACCGATCATGCAGAATGAGATTGAGATTCCATCAGAGCTTACCAATTTTGCTTTACCTGAAATCGATACCAATATTGAAATCGGCACACTGCCACAACTCAGTTTAAGTGGACTTGACGTTGCACGAAACACAGTCAATATTGATGTTTCAGAGCTTTTAGGCGGCCTGGATTT
The DNA window shown above is from Acinetobacter piscicola and carries:
- a CDS encoding carboxypeptidase-like regulatory domain-containing protein, producing the protein MKMIDIGMRSGVLEQYSNGLATNSELSLSGQVRLEGVPARARVVLFERSSSKVCYEAITDFQGRFTFIGLQPNKRFFALAFIRNNQYNAMIFDNLIAK